Proteins encoded within one genomic window of uncultured Draconibacterium sp.:
- a CDS encoding ABC transporter ATP-binding protein has translation MISLNNVHKSYVTGSNSLHVLKGIDLEINSGEFVSIMGSSGSGKSTLLNILGILDNYDEGSYYLNGSLVKDMSEKKAAKLRNELVGFVFQSFNLISFKNAMENVALPLYYQGVNRKKRNKIAEEYLDKVGLLDWATHLPSEMSGGQKQRVAIARSLISQPKIIFADEPTGALDTSTSYEVMDILKEINDDGITVILVTHEHDIAAMTQKIVRLKDGRIDEIIKNGELENFQHQYAKEMETA, from the coding sequence ATGATTAGTCTAAACAATGTTCACAAGTCGTATGTAACGGGTAGTAACTCGTTGCACGTATTAAAAGGAATTGACCTCGAAATCAATTCCGGAGAGTTCGTCTCCATAATGGGGTCATCGGGTTCCGGGAAATCAACCCTGCTTAACATCCTTGGGATTTTAGATAATTACGATGAAGGATCGTACTATCTAAACGGATCGTTGGTAAAGGATATGTCGGAAAAAAAGGCGGCCAAACTCAGGAACGAGTTGGTAGGTTTTGTGTTTCAGTCGTTCAACCTGATTTCCTTTAAAAATGCTATGGAAAATGTAGCACTTCCACTTTACTACCAGGGAGTAAATCGTAAAAAGCGAAATAAAATTGCCGAGGAATACCTCGATAAAGTTGGTTTGCTGGATTGGGCAACACATTTGCCAAGCGAAATGTCGGGTGGACAAAAACAACGCGTTGCAATTGCACGTTCGCTCATCTCTCAGCCAAAAATTATTTTTGCCGACGAGCCAACCGGGGCACTTGATACCAGCACTTCGTACGAGGTAATGGATATTCTGAAAGAAATTAATGATGACGGAATTACAGTTATTCTGGTAACGCACGAGCACGATATTGCTGCTATGACTCAAAAAATAGTGCGGTTGAAAGATGGCCGGATCGATGAGATCATTAAAAACGGCGAATTGGAAAACTTTCAGCATCAGTACGCCAAAGAGATGGAAACTGCCTAG
- a CDS encoding FAD-dependent protein — MGTKSVSLKLPTSYSPDLLQSKIAKTLRIKNFSFELETKSLDARNKSNIHWLVKAVVTSQELKGEEHVEKDKLEILYKKSNKKIVVVGSGPAGFFNAFALQKAGFDVTLIERGSDVTTRGKAISNFERTGTFNAQNNYAFGEGGAGTFSDGKLTSRSKRISKEKQFILSSYVKAGAPEEILYMTHPHLGTDNLRKIMQNLREAFESLGGKFLFETMLEDVVIVNSKVKEVVTSKGNLPADALFIAPGHSAFETYKMLIRRGIPFRTKNFAIGSRMEHTQETINNAQWGRPQLPGVKAAEYRLTSQADGKHSVFSFCMCPGGMVVPAAAYENTNIVNGMSYYKRNGNFANAACVAAIHPDELAGKTVSPVEALENLQKLEESFYHYAEGYAAPACSINDFLRQKGKGSQFETSYPLGLKPAPLWDLLPKPVVESMQVGLQDFMRKMRGFENGNLLGFESKTSSPVQVIRDRTGLCEGFDNIYIVGEGSGYAGGIISSAADGIKAAMHFIESE, encoded by the coding sequence ATGGGAACAAAATCAGTTTCGCTTAAGCTACCCACCAGTTACAGCCCCGATTTGCTGCAAAGTAAAATTGCCAAAACACTACGGATTAAAAATTTTTCGTTTGAGCTGGAAACCAAAAGTCTGGATGCCCGGAACAAGTCGAACATCCACTGGTTGGTAAAAGCTGTGGTGACATCGCAGGAGTTGAAAGGCGAAGAACATGTTGAAAAAGATAAACTGGAAATTCTTTACAAGAAAAGCAATAAAAAGATAGTTGTGGTTGGTAGTGGACCAGCCGGTTTTTTTAATGCTTTTGCGCTGCAAAAAGCTGGATTTGATGTTACGCTGATCGAACGTGGGTCCGATGTTACAACACGTGGTAAGGCCATTTCCAACTTTGAACGAACCGGAACTTTCAACGCACAAAACAATTACGCATTTGGCGAAGGAGGTGCAGGAACCTTCTCAGACGGAAAGCTCACCTCGCGCTCCAAACGTATCTCGAAGGAAAAACAATTTATCCTGTCGAGTTACGTGAAAGCAGGTGCGCCGGAAGAGATTTTATACATGACCCACCCGCATTTGGGAACTGACAACCTGCGAAAAATTATGCAGAATCTGCGCGAAGCTTTTGAAAGCCTTGGAGGAAAATTCCTGTTTGAAACAATGCTGGAAGATGTGGTTATCGTCAATTCAAAAGTAAAGGAAGTAGTTACTTCAAAAGGTAATTTACCCGCTGATGCATTGTTTATCGCTCCAGGCCATTCTGCATTCGAGACCTACAAAATGCTGATAAGAAGAGGCATTCCCTTCCGCACAAAAAACTTCGCCATTGGCAGCCGCATGGAACACACACAGGAAACCATTAACAATGCCCAATGGGGACGGCCGCAACTTCCCGGAGTGAAAGCCGCCGAATACCGTCTCACTTCGCAGGCCGACGGCAAACACTCGGTTTTTTCCTTCTGTATGTGTCCGGGAGGTATGGTCGTGCCGGCAGCGGCTTACGAAAATACCAACATCGTTAACGGCATGAGTTATTATAAACGCAACGGCAATTTTGCCAACGCTGCCTGCGTTGCAGCCATTCACCCCGACGAGCTGGCAGGCAAAACAGTTTCGCCTGTTGAAGCACTTGAGAACCTGCAAAAACTGGAAGAAAGTTTTTATCACTATGCTGAAGGTTATGCTGCGCCAGCCTGTTCCATTAACGACTTTTTGAGACAAAAGGGAAAAGGATCGCAGTTTGAAACCAGTTACCCGTTGGGATTAAAACCGGCTCCACTTTGGGATTTATTGCCCAAACCGGTTGTTGAGTCGATGCAGGTTGGCTTGCAGGATTTTATGCGTAAAATGCGCGGCTTTGAGAATGGTAACTTGTTGGGTTTCGAAAGCAAAACTTCATCACCCGTTCAGGTTATTCGCGACAGGACCGGTTTATGTGAGGGATTCGATAACATCTACATTGTTGGCGAAGGCAGTGGATATGCAGGCGGAATTATTTCGAGTGCTGCCGATGGCATAAAAGCGGCCATGCATTTTATCGAATCGGAATAA
- a CDS encoding diaminopimelate decarboxylase, whose amino-acid sequence MAEKNLPFSKEQLESIIENHPTPFHIYDEKAILENARNFKKAFSWNEGFKEYYAIKAAPNPYLMKILREEGFGIDCSSVAELELAKRIGMSGDEIMLTSNDTPAYEFQLAKDLGAIINLDDISHIDFVDKNVGLPDTICMRYNPGSLKEGNVIIGHPEEAKYGFTREQIIEGYQILKDKGVKHFGIHTMVASNELEPAYFVETAELLFNLIVEVYEKTGVKIEFANMGGGIGIPYKPGEKPVDMEFVSAGVKKHYDNILVKSGLAPLKIFFESGRAITGPYGYLVTKVRHIKKTYKTYAGLDACMTNLMRPALYDAYHHITVMGKENDEANVKYDVTGSLCENNDKFAIDRMLPEVDPDDIVVIHDTGAHGHSMGFNYNGKLKSAELLLRENGDVAEIRRAETVEDYFATLDFDGVKDF is encoded by the coding sequence ATGGCAGAAAAAAATCTACCTTTTAGCAAAGAACAGCTTGAAAGCATTATTGAAAACCACCCTACTCCGTTTCATATTTACGACGAGAAGGCTATCCTTGAAAATGCACGTAATTTCAAAAAAGCATTTTCGTGGAACGAGGGTTTTAAAGAATATTATGCAATTAAAGCCGCGCCAAATCCATACCTGATGAAGATTTTGAGAGAAGAAGGATTTGGAATTGACTGTAGTTCTGTTGCTGAGTTGGAACTGGCCAAACGTATTGGAATGAGCGGCGACGAAATTATGCTGACCTCGAACGATACACCTGCATATGAATTTCAACTGGCTAAAGATTTAGGTGCCATTATTAATCTAGACGATATTTCGCACATTGACTTTGTTGATAAAAATGTGGGACTGCCGGATACCATTTGCATGCGTTACAATCCGGGAAGTTTAAAAGAAGGAAATGTAATTATCGGACACCCGGAGGAAGCCAAATATGGTTTTACACGCGAGCAAATCATTGAAGGCTATCAGATCCTGAAAGACAAGGGAGTAAAACATTTTGGGATTCACACCATGGTAGCGTCGAACGAACTTGAACCGGCCTATTTTGTAGAAACTGCCGAGCTTCTGTTTAATTTAATCGTTGAGGTTTACGAAAAGACAGGTGTAAAAATTGAATTTGCCAATATGGGTGGAGGAATTGGAATTCCTTACAAACCGGGTGAAAAACCGGTTGACATGGAATTTGTTAGCGCCGGAGTGAAGAAACACTACGATAATATTCTTGTTAAATCCGGACTCGCTCCGTTGAAAATATTTTTTGAATCGGGCCGCGCCATTACCGGACCTTACGGGTATCTGGTAACCAAAGTTCGCCACATTAAAAAAACATATAAGACATACGCCGGGCTGGATGCCTGTATGACCAACCTGATGCGCCCTGCGCTTTACGATGCTTACCATCATATTACAGTTATGGGTAAAGAAAACGACGAAGCGAATGTAAAATACGACGTTACCGGTTCGTTATGCGAAAACAACGATAAATTTGCCATCGACCGCATGTTGCCCGAAGTTGATCCTGACGATATTGTTGTTATTCACGACACCGGAGCGCACGGTCACTCGATGGGATTTAACTACAACGGCAAGCTAAAATCGGCCGAGTTATTACTTCGCGAGAACGGAGATGTGGCAGAGATCCGACGTGCAGAAACTGTCGAAGATTATTTTGCAACGCTCGACTTCGATGGTGTGAAAGATTTTTAA
- a CDS encoding glycosyltransferase family 1 protein yields the protein MMKIGYDAKRAFLNTSGLGNYSRNTLNALQKYFPDHNYTLFTPEIKAAMLEEQDRFEVVAPENAHLGFKKVIWRSMQLSEEIQNHNLDLFHGLSNELPKGIHKTSIPTLVTIHDLIFIRYPEFYKTLDRAIYFRKTKYACNAATKILAISQQTKDDIIDFIDVDPEKIEILHQAISPLFFENANTGKIKEKYKLPNEFILAVGTVEERKNQLSIIKALVEKSINLPLVLVGNPTSYCNDIHKYIAEKQLHNRVIFLKNIPEEDLAGIYQLAQLSIYISVFEGFGLPVIESMACGCPVITSNASCLPETAGGAAVLCSPQNIEELGNNIEKILTDTNYRKELIMKGRIRANEFQPQKYVEKLISLYAELIG from the coding sequence ATGATGAAAATAGGATACGACGCAAAACGGGCATTTCTGAACACCTCTGGATTAGGCAACTACAGCCGTAATACCTTAAATGCCCTTCAGAAATATTTCCCCGATCACAACTACACCCTATTTACTCCCGAAATTAAAGCCGCAATGCTTGAAGAACAGGATCGATTTGAAGTGGTAGCTCCCGAAAATGCGCATTTGGGATTTAAAAAAGTAATCTGGCGTTCGATGCAACTAAGTGAAGAAATTCAGAATCACAATCTCGATCTTTTTCATGGTTTGAGCAATGAACTTCCGAAGGGAATTCATAAAACATCCATCCCTACGCTGGTAACCATTCACGACCTTATTTTTATTCGTTATCCCGAGTTCTATAAAACACTCGACCGCGCTATTTATTTCCGTAAAACAAAATATGCGTGTAATGCTGCTACTAAAATTCTAGCTATCAGCCAGCAAACCAAAGATGATATTATTGATTTTATAGATGTTGATCCGGAAAAGATAGAAATTCTTCATCAGGCGATTTCTCCGTTGTTTTTTGAGAATGCCAACACTGGAAAGATCAAGGAAAAATACAAACTGCCTAACGAATTTATTTTAGCGGTTGGTACCGTTGAGGAGCGAAAAAATCAACTATCCATCATAAAAGCTCTGGTAGAAAAAAGCATTAATTTACCGTTGGTTTTGGTTGGAAATCCAACATCATATTGTAACGACATCCATAAATACATTGCTGAAAAGCAACTTCATAACCGGGTAATTTTCCTGAAAAATATTCCGGAAGAGGACCTGGCCGGCATTTATCAATTGGCACAATTATCTATTTATATTTCGGTATTCGAAGGTTTTGGGCTGCCGGTAATCGAGTCGATGGCTTGCGGCTGCCCGGTAATTACATCCAATGCATCGTGCTTACCGGAAACTGCCGGCGGCGCAGCCGTGCTTTGTTCGCCACAAAACATTGAAGAGTTAGGCAACAACATTGAGAAGATACTTACCGACACAAATTATCGCAAAGAATTAATTATGAAAGGAAGAATACGTGCAAACGAATTTCAACCCCAAAAATATGTTGAAAAATTGATTTCTTTGTACGCCGAATTGATTGGATAA
- a CDS encoding L-threonylcarbamoyladenylate synthase, with amino-acid sequence MHDDLKKAVEVLKSGGIILYPTDTIWGIGCDATNAEAVKRIYDIKKREDSKSMLVLMENPALLDRYVDEVPEVAWDLVEVSTTPLTVIYPGAKNLAANLIAEDGSIGIRFTKEEFTRQLLQRFRRPIVSTSANISGEKSPFFFDDISEEIQDAVDYIVEYRQDDHTASKPSSIIKLGPGGQIDILRK; translated from the coding sequence ATGCACGACGATTTAAAAAAGGCAGTTGAAGTTTTAAAAAGTGGGGGGATAATTCTGTACCCAACCGATACCATTTGGGGCATTGGCTGCGACGCCACAAATGCAGAAGCGGTTAAACGCATTTACGACATAAAAAAACGCGAAGACTCGAAAAGCATGTTGGTTTTAATGGAAAATCCGGCTTTACTTGATCGTTATGTTGATGAAGTTCCTGAAGTTGCCTGGGATTTGGTTGAGGTTAGCACTACGCCACTCACCGTTATTTACCCGGGAGCAAAAAACCTAGCAGCCAATTTAATTGCCGAGGACGGAAGCATTGGTATCCGTTTCACCAAAGAGGAGTTTACACGCCAGTTGTTGCAACGTTTTCGCCGGCCTATTGTTTCAACGTCGGCCAATATAAGCGGTGAAAAATCGCCGTTTTTTTTTGATGATATCTCTGAAGAAATTCAGGATGCAGTTGATTACATTGTTGAATACCGTCAGGATGATCATACCGCTTCAAAACCATCGAGCATTATAAAACTTGGACCGGGCGGGCAAATTGATATTCTTAGAAAATAA
- a CDS encoding head GIN domain-containing protein codes for MKTRFLVLSLFVMSLFMASTVQAEEETRDVSSFSEISLRIPATVHLEQGSPQSVRIEAKQSTLEDIITEVNGSKLVIRFPGKSFFQRNYKPGRIDIYITVPDVNGLGVSGSGDILADEIEARIIDLAVSGSGNIEIDDLTSEKVKGAISGSGNIRIESDGVADELSVSISGSGNFKADGFETEDVTVSTSGSGNCNVKSNGSLKARIAGSGSVYYKGNPAVDASVAGSGRVKSM; via the coding sequence ATGAAAACCAGATTTTTAGTATTAAGCCTGTTTGTAATGAGCTTATTTATGGCCTCAACAGTTCAGGCAGAAGAAGAAACCCGCGATGTTTCAAGTTTTTCGGAGATCAGTTTGCGAATTCCGGCAACTGTGCATCTTGAGCAAGGCAGTCCGCAAAGTGTGCGGATAGAAGCAAAGCAGTCTACACTTGAAGATATAATTACCGAAGTAAACGGGAGTAAATTGGTGATTCGTTTTCCGGGGAAAAGTTTTTTTCAGCGCAACTACAAACCCGGAAGAATAGATATTTACATCACTGTGCCTGATGTTAACGGACTGGGTGTTTCAGGTTCTGGAGATATTTTAGCCGATGAAATTGAAGCACGCATAATTGATTTGGCTGTAAGCGGCAGCGGAAATATTGAAATTGATGACCTGACATCGGAGAAAGTAAAAGGAGCGATTTCGGGTTCGGGTAACATCAGGATTGAAAGCGATGGTGTTGCCGACGAACTATCTGTTTCAATTTCAGGTTCGGGTAACTTTAAAGCCGACGGATTTGAAACTGAGGATGTAACTGTTAGTACATCAGGATCGGGCAATTGCAACGTTAAATCGAATGGTTCGTTAAAAGCACGAATCGCCGGATCGGGAAGTGTATATTACAAAGGCAATCCAGCTGTTGATGCTTCGGTAGCAGGATCAGGCAGAGTGAAAAGTATGTAA
- a CDS encoding acyl-CoA thioesterase, which produces MKQEHIVPVQIRFNDIDLMGHVYNAKYQEFFDLARLKYFETVLGELISWTHKGLVIASVKVDYMQPTFLEDEIHVETSVSSLGEKSLEMKQAVYKNNSPEPVAICKSVMVCFDMKARISEPIPEVWRKKFADFEPDLSVDQSVG; this is translated from the coding sequence ATGAAACAGGAACACATTGTACCAGTGCAGATTCGGTTTAACGACATCGACCTGATGGGGCATGTTTACAATGCCAAATACCAGGAGTTTTTTGATTTGGCGCGCCTAAAATATTTCGAAACAGTTTTGGGTGAACTAATTAGCTGGACACACAAAGGATTGGTTATTGCCTCGGTAAAAGTAGATTACATGCAGCCTACTTTTCTTGAGGATGAAATTCATGTGGAGACATCGGTATCGTCGCTTGGTGAAAAAAGCCTTGAAATGAAACAAGCCGTTTACAAAAATAATAGCCCGGAGCCAGTGGCAATATGTAAATCGGTAATGGTTTGTTTTGATATGAAAGCAAGAATTTCGGAACCTATCCCGGAAGTATGGAGAAAAAAATTCGCAGATTTTGAGCCTGATTTAAGCGTCGATCAATCCGTCGGGTAA
- a CDS encoding 30S ribosomal protein S16: MPVKMRLARHGRKRYAYYHIVVADSRAPRDGRYIERIGTYNPNTDPATIDLDFDKAYDWLVKGAQPTDTVRAILSYKGVMYKKHLMGGVKKGAFDEAEAEKRLESWIAAKEAKIQAKIDRLAGDAAAEADKQLEAEKKINEERAAAIAAREAELAAEAEAAAKEAEAEAAAEEAEEEAPAEVEETPEAEAPAVEEDASEEEKGAES, from the coding sequence ATGCCAGTAAAAATGAGATTAGCGCGACACGGTCGCAAACGCTACGCATACTACCACATTGTAGTAGCTGATAGCAGGGCGCCACGAGATGGCAGGTACATTGAAAGAATTGGCACGTACAATCCTAACACTGATCCTGCTACTATCGATCTCGATTTTGACAAAGCTTACGACTGGCTTGTTAAAGGCGCACAACCAACCGACACTGTAAGAGCAATTTTATCTTACAAAGGTGTTATGTACAAAAAGCACCTAATGGGTGGAGTTAAAAAAGGAGCTTTCGATGAAGCTGAAGCTGAAAAGCGTTTAGAGAGCTGGATTGCAGCAAAAGAAGCTAAAATTCAGGCAAAAATCGACCGTTTGGCCGGTGATGCCGCTGCAGAAGCTGATAAACAACTGGAGGCTGAGAAAAAAATCAACGAAGAAAGAGCTGCTGCTATTGCTGCAAGAGAAGCAGAATTAGCTGCCGAAGCCGAAGCTGCTGCAAAAGAAGCTGAAGCTGAAGCCGCTGCTGAAGAAGCAGAAGAAGAGGCACCTGCTGAAGTTGAAGAAACTCCTGAAGCTGAAGCACCTGCTGTTGAAGAGGATGCTTCGGAAGAAGAAAAAGGTGCGGAATCTTAA
- a CDS encoding OmpA family protein yields the protein MKNITIVVLGFFIAGMFLNSCSSLQNANSSQKGAGIGVAAGAALGALIGGKDNRAVGALVGAAVGGGAGAVIGKQMDKQAEEIEITMPGAEVVRSEEGIQLILDENADVRFGFDSSDLTADSKTNIGKLVEIFNKYPDTDILVIGHTDSDGAESYNQTLSEKRAASVVGFLKSQGIVASRLNSVGMGESQPRATNDTKEGKAQNRRVEFTITANENMVNAAKAEAGEN from the coding sequence ATGAAGAATATTACAATAGTAGTTCTCGGCTTTTTTATCGCGGGAATGTTTTTAAATAGTTGCAGCTCGTTGCAAAATGCAAACAGCTCGCAAAAAGGAGCAGGAATTGGTGTTGCTGCCGGAGCGGCCTTAGGCGCGTTAATTGGCGGAAAAGATAATCGTGCCGTTGGTGCTTTGGTTGGAGCTGCCGTTGGTGGCGGAGCCGGTGCTGTTATTGGAAAACAAATGGATAAGCAGGCCGAAGAAATTGAAATAACAATGCCGGGAGCTGAAGTTGTTCGAAGTGAAGAAGGAATTCAGTTAATACTGGACGAAAATGCCGATGTGCGTTTTGGATTCGATAGTTCTGATCTGACAGCTGATTCAAAGACAAATATTGGTAAACTGGTTGAGATATTCAATAAATATCCGGATACCGATATTTTGGTAATCGGACATACCGACAGCGATGGAGCAGAATCGTACAACCAAACTTTGTCGGAAAAGCGTGCAGCATCGGTTGTTGGCTTTCTAAAATCGCAGGGAATTGTGGCCTCGCGTTTAAACTCAGTAGGTATGGGCGAATCGCAGCCACGGGCTACAAACGATACCAAAGAGGGTAAAGCTCAAAACCGCAGGGTGGAGTTCACTATTACGGCTAATGAGAACATGGTAAATGCTGCGAAAGCAGAGGCCGGAGAAAATTAA
- a CDS encoding lipocalin family protein, whose translation MRQKFLLLALVALLAACSTTKQVRNSQKGLKGNWTLSSITTDQGNKVEIKELFNQASPACFEGSEWTFVSNNNSGTYSFMDVACVNSTHSIKWFMEEDGQDIYFLWKFIPDGVKPKDVTAGYKLKLISESETEFVLAQDASFEGDIISIYYQFVKN comes from the coding sequence ATGAGACAAAAATTTCTTTTGCTGGCGCTAGTTGCATTATTGGCGGCGTGCAGTACTACAAAACAAGTAAGGAATTCGCAAAAAGGGTTAAAAGGTAACTGGACATTGTCGTCCATTACTACCGACCAGGGAAACAAAGTGGAGATTAAGGAGCTGTTCAACCAGGCATCGCCCGCTTGTTTCGAGGGCAGTGAGTGGACCTTCGTTAGCAATAACAATTCAGGGACTTACTCTTTTATGGATGTGGCTTGCGTAAACTCCACGCATTCTATTAAATGGTTTATGGAAGAAGATGGTCAGGACATTTATTTCTTATGGAAATTTATTCCCGATGGAGTGAAGCCTAAAGATGTAACCGCGGGTTATAAGCTAAAATTAATTTCCGAATCGGAAACCGAATTTGTTTTAGCACAGGATGCTTCGTTCGAGGGCGACATCATTTCAATTTATTATCAATTCGTAAAAAATTAG
- the rfbB gene encoding dTDP-glucose 4,6-dehydratase, whose protein sequence is MKTILITGGAGFIGSHVVRLFVENYPDYKIVNLDKLTYAGNLNNLKDIEDKPNYEFVKGDIVDSEFIQKLFEEKQFDGVIHLAAESHVDRSISNPTEFVFTNVIGTVNLLNAAKHSWKENFDEKRFYHISTDEVYGSLGEEGMFTEETTYDPHSPYSASKASSDHFVRAYNDTFGVPTVISNCSNNYGSFQFPEKLIPLFIHNIKNNKPLPVYGKGKNVRDWLWVVDHARAIDVIFHKGEIGETYNIGGFNEWTNIDLIRVMCRKMDEKLGRPKGESEKLITYVKDRAGHDLRYAIDATKIKNELGWEPSLQFEEGIEKTIDWYLENTEWLENVTSGDYQKYYEQQYVKR, encoded by the coding sequence ATGAAGACAATACTTATTACCGGAGGTGCCGGTTTTATTGGATCTCACGTGGTTCGTTTATTTGTTGAAAATTACCCCGATTACAAAATTGTAAACCTCGATAAACTGACTTACGCAGGTAATCTCAATAATTTAAAAGATATTGAAGACAAGCCCAATTACGAATTTGTAAAAGGCGATATTGTTGACAGTGAGTTTATCCAAAAACTATTTGAAGAGAAGCAGTTTGACGGTGTGATTCATCTGGCTGCGGAGTCGCATGTCGATCGTTCGATTTCGAACCCTACTGAGTTTGTTTTTACCAACGTAATTGGCACTGTTAATTTGCTGAACGCAGCAAAACATAGTTGGAAGGAGAACTTCGATGAAAAACGTTTCTACCACATTTCAACCGATGAGGTTTACGGTTCGTTGGGCGAAGAAGGTATGTTTACTGAAGAGACTACTTACGATCCGCATAGCCCGTACTCGGCATCAAAAGCCAGTTCCGATCATTTTGTACGTGCTTACAACGATACTTTTGGCGTGCCAACGGTAATTTCAAACTGCTCGAATAATTATGGTTCGTTCCAGTTTCCTGAAAAGTTGATTCCACTTTTTATTCATAACATTAAAAACAACAAACCGTTGCCTGTTTATGGTAAAGGCAAAAATGTACGCGACTGGCTCTGGGTGGTTGATCATGCCCGTGCCATCGATGTAATTTTCCATAAAGGTGAAATTGGCGAAACCTATAATATTGGTGGTTTTAATGAGTGGACCAACATCGACTTGATTCGGGTGATGTGCCGCAAAATGGATGAAAAATTGGGCCGCCCGAAAGGTGAATCGGAAAAGCTGATCACTTATGTGAAAGACCGCGCCGGCCACGATTTGCGTTACGCTATCGATGCTACAAAAATTAAAAATGAACTGGGCTGGGAACCATCGCTGCAGTTTGAAGAAGGTATTGAAAAGACCATCGACTGGTACCTCGAAAATACCGAGTGGCTGGAAAATGTAACTTCGGGTGATTACCAGAAATATTACGAGCAGCAGTACGTAAAAAGATAA
- the galE gene encoding UDP-glucose 4-epimerase GalE, with protein sequence MAKKILVTGGTGYIGSHTVVELQDSGYDVVIVDDLSNSSIDVLDNIEKISGKKPAFEQFDLADAVKTDEFFSRNSDIEAIIHFAASKAVGESVQKPLLYYRNNLVSLMNLLDCQLKYNVANIVFSSSCTVYGQPDVLPVTEETPRKDAESPYGNTKRVNEDILSDSIAAFPQLKGIALRYFNPIGAHPTALIGELPLGVPQNLVPFITQAAAGLRDELKVFGDDYDTVDGSAVRDYINVVDLAKAHVVAIERLLESKNKKNYEIFNLGTGNGLSVLEIVNGFEKATGVKLNYKIVGRRAGDIEKIWADTTFANEELGWKAEKGTEETLLSAWNWEKKVRGIE encoded by the coding sequence ATGGCAAAAAAGATTCTAGTTACAGGCGGAACCGGCTATATTGGTTCTCATACAGTTGTTGAATTGCAGGATTCGGGTTATGATGTTGTAATTGTAGACGACCTTTCAAACTCAAGTATTGATGTCCTTGATAACATCGAAAAGATTTCAGGGAAAAAACCGGCATTCGAGCAGTTTGATTTGGCGGATGCAGTAAAAACCGACGAGTTTTTCAGTCGCAATTCGGATATCGAGGCAATTATTCATTTTGCAGCTTCGAAAGCGGTTGGCGAATCGGTACAGAAACCATTGTTGTACTACCGAAACAATCTGGTATCGTTAATGAACTTGCTGGATTGCCAGTTAAAATATAATGTGGCAAATATTGTATTCTCGTCGTCATGTACAGTATACGGGCAGCCCGATGTTTTGCCGGTAACCGAGGAAACACCACGCAAAGATGCCGAGTCGCCATACGGAAATACCAAGCGTGTTAACGAAGATATTTTAAGCGACAGTATTGCCGCTTTCCCTCAGTTAAAAGGTATTGCACTGCGCTATTTTAACCCGATTGGTGCACACCCAACAGCGCTGATTGGTGAATTGCCACTAGGCGTTCCACAAAACCTGGTACCTTTTATTACCCAAGCTGCTGCAGGTTTGCGCGACGAACTAAAGGTGTTTGGCGATGATTACGATACTGTGGATGGATCAGCCGTTCGCGATTATATTAATGTGGTTGATTTGGCAAAAGCACACGTTGTTGCCATTGAACGATTGCTGGAAAGCAAGAACAAAAAGAACTACGAAATTTTTAACCTTGGAACCGGGAATGGTTTGTCGGTACTGGAAATTGTAAACGGTTTTGAAAAAGCAACAGGCGTTAAACTGAATTACAAAATTGTTGGACGTCGCGCAGGCGATATTGAAAAAATTTGGGCCGACACAACTTTTGCCAACGAAGAGTTGGGTTGGAAAGCTGAAAAAGGAACTGAAGAAACTTTGCTTTCGGCCTGGAATTGGGAGAAAAAGGTTCGTGGAATAGAGTAA